Proteins encoded by one window of Salmonirosea aquatica:
- a CDS encoding translation initiation factor, protein MSKKARSGIVYSTDPTYEYQSNEDDEAETLPVGQQDLRVWLDRKGGGKVVTVVKGFVGTLADMEALAKQLKNVCGSGGTAKDYEILLQGDHRDKVVTWLQAKGYKAKKAGG, encoded by the coding sequence ATGTCAAAGAAAGCACGTTCCGGGATTGTATATTCTACCGACCCTACCTATGAATACCAGTCCAATGAAGATGACGAAGCCGAGACTCTGCCTGTTGGGCAGCAGGATTTACGCGTATGGCTCGACCGGAAGGGAGGCGGCAAAGTTGTGACTGTGGTGAAAGGCTTCGTAGGTACCCTAGCCGATATGGAGGCCCTGGCCAAGCAACTTAAAAATGTGTGCGGAAGCGGCGGTACCGCAAAAGACTACGAGATTCTGCTCCAGGGCGATCATCGCGACAAAGTGGTAACCTGGCTGCAGGCCAAAGGGTACAAGGCCAAGAAGGCAGGAGGGTAA
- a CDS encoding ABC transporter permease, whose amino-acid sequence MKLIRQILESFRFAWQALRSNITRTILSLLGVTVGIFAIVAVFTIVDSLERNIKESMSFIGDKVLYVQKWPWGFGSGEYPWWRYFQWPNPNYREYKYLYDNLENATAVAVMDFKGNTVVKNGSNSMNALIQGVSYEYNQISDVPIAEGRYFSPIETDAGRQVAIIGADIAETLFPGGNPIGKEFKLSGNRFVVAGVQVKKGESLVDFGGAPDTKCLIPYNAFAKLFQSGRPDPDIVVKGYESDEGLYEVEAEVTGLMRTMRGLKPRDENNFSINRPEAAAQAISGLFGVLTLAGWVIGSFSILVGGFGIANIMFVSVKERTNLIGIQKSLGAKNYFILFQFLFEAVMLSLVGGGVGIFFVFLLSFLPLGSLDVVLLPQNIALGLGVSSVIGVLSGIVPAMLAARLDPVEAIRAK is encoded by the coding sequence ATGAAACTAATCCGACAAATCCTTGAAAGTTTTCGCTTTGCCTGGCAGGCGCTGCGCTCCAACATCACCCGCACCATCTTGTCGCTGCTGGGGGTGACGGTGGGTATCTTCGCCATTGTGGCGGTGTTCACGATTGTGGACTCCCTGGAACGTAACATCAAGGAAAGCATGAGCTTTATCGGCGATAAGGTACTTTATGTACAAAAATGGCCGTGGGGATTTGGCAGCGGGGAGTACCCCTGGTGGAGGTACTTTCAGTGGCCCAATCCCAATTACCGGGAGTATAAGTACCTCTACGACAATCTGGAAAACGCCACTGCTGTAGCCGTTATGGATTTCAAAGGCAATACGGTGGTGAAGAATGGCTCTAATAGCATGAATGCTCTGATCCAGGGAGTTTCGTACGAATACAACCAAATCTCGGACGTACCCATCGCCGAAGGGCGCTATTTTTCGCCCATTGAAACCGATGCCGGACGACAAGTTGCGATCATTGGGGCCGATATTGCCGAAACACTCTTCCCGGGTGGAAATCCTATCGGCAAGGAATTTAAGCTATCCGGAAACCGCTTTGTAGTGGCCGGCGTACAGGTGAAAAAAGGCGAGAGTCTGGTCGATTTCGGCGGAGCTCCCGATACCAAGTGTCTGATTCCCTACAATGCGTTCGCCAAACTCTTCCAGTCGGGACGCCCCGACCCCGACATTGTGGTGAAAGGCTACGAGTCCGACGAGGGATTGTATGAGGTAGAAGCCGAGGTAACCGGGCTAATGCGTACCATGCGCGGCCTGAAGCCCCGTGATGAGAATAATTTCTCGATCAACCGCCCCGAAGCCGCCGCCCAAGCCATATCGGGGCTATTCGGTGTGCTGACACTGGCGGGTTGGGTCATTGGTAGCTTTTCGATTCTGGTGGGGGGCTTCGGAATTGCCAACATCATGTTCGTATCGGTGAAAGAACGCACTAATCTGATCGGTATCCAGAAATCCCTGGGGGCCAAAAATTACTTTATCCTGTTCCAGTTTCTGTTTGAGGCAGTTATGCTGAGCCTGGTTGGGGGCGGAGTAGGGATATTTTTTGTATTCTTACTCTCTTTCCTGCCGCTGGGTAGCCTGGATGTCGTGTTGTTGCCCCAGAATATAGCCCTTGGGCTAGGCGTTTCGAGCGTGATCGGGGTGTTATCGGGCATTGTGCCCGCCATGCTGGCTGCCCGGCTCGATCCTGTGGAGGCTATCCGTGCCAAGTAG